A stretch of Acropora palmata chromosome 9, jaAcrPala1.3, whole genome shotgun sequence DNA encodes these proteins:
- the LOC141892074 gene encoding ubiquitin carboxyl-terminal hydrolase 25-like codes for MTVEHPSTAKKVIVNNEEVNQLQEASGASYEEATSAYMASNQNLEQAMNILTNSEEHSDSYKGMVNQAGTQTFIGPQVAPGRPETIDLTKDKDDDLEKAIALSLQEAQGITVEEQDISRVLEASLAENKSGLKRKRGDPWVRFVDPVNPYERQRQDGCPVGLKNVGNTCWFSAVIQSLFHLPVFRQLVLNYIPPVNPPDEQEDDYCISFMTELRILFALMLGSKRKYVDPTRAVQILKEALKYNGSESNPGNQQDVNEFTHKLLEWLEDSFKVRHSSNPAGSSGNNPNPVVELFLGNSNVEGVYEGKTFSKEETFGAFPLQVQGYGDVHDSLEGAMAQVEIEPVGPEGAHKSGQECWFTRLPVVLKFMLSRFLFNQSTGRAEKIHERFLFDRVIFMDRYMEGNKEITRAYREEVSKLKERRAMLKNSLEKYLKYGQGSKRCPIQNVLESTLSFVLSTPPSGDELNSDVDMKTPISGSPTPTPMNTTSSIPSPCPLSEVRWSPAPRNVTESEVAVLEECLRRWKLEMEQDVKDLNAHLRETEEVISTIYDDAGLKKLPYRLHAVLVHEGQASGGHYWAYIQDPKQEKWCKFNDITVSEVTWDEVAQESLGGYRHVSAYCLMYIDARREGCIDSGSGLQELPADLQELVDKDNTEFENELKDWDEKQSIKAAAKENQCKAIVPRPDIVVDTESASESVNMSENDEGAALNSLAEAARSLGLEEALSECCIQERTRLERLSREYAPEHPGDVRLEHFAIYLMKCKAPESTISLAILEQIVEDIRTQEETLLMVKQCGQNQLNRERESGNLEYQSWKEKYSAFQKVNSCFLTGLEHLHYNRSRKALPYLVHACYLNSKLFNPNNSGQAMSDELLTHWRRQCFVGLNNLAVQMFGSSDWTLVNEGLELVSELILPCIPKLCASLYKADSLAVEEVRKCWCNFLSSALDAQHNAKLQEFLPKLLDTTVDSTPDIKAPPVMRPPSSRDLCDRYVRTMELVGLEATVFTT; via the exons ATGACGGTTGAACACCCTTCAACCGCAAAAAAG GTCATAGTCAACAATGAGGAGGTAAATCAACTACAAGAAGCCAGTGGTGCATCTTATGAGGAAGCTACTTCAGCTTATATG GCTAGCAACCAGAATCTGGAGCAAGCTATGAATATTTTGACAAATTCCGAGGAACACAGTGATTCATATAAG GGTATGGTGAACCAAGCAG GGACGCAGACATTTATTGGACCTCAAGTTGCTCCTGGAAGACCTGAAA cgATTGACCTCACAAAGGACAAAGATGATGATCTAGAAAAAGCAATTGCGCTTAGTTTACAAGAAGCACAG GGAATAACTGTTGAAGAACAAGATATTAGCAG AGTTTTAGAAGCCAGTTTAGCAGAAAACAAGTCAGGATTGAAGAGAAAGAGAGGTGATCCATGGGTGCGCTTTGTGGATCCTGTGAACCCCTATGAGCGGCAAAGGCAGGATGGGTGCCCTGTGGGATTGAAAAATGTAGGCAACACCTGTTGGTTCAGTGCAGTTATCCAG TCTTTGTTTCATCTTCCTGTATTTCGTCAACTGGTTCTTAACTACATCCCTCCTGTAAATCCACCAGATGAACAAGAG GATGATTATTGCATTTCCTTTATGACTGAGTTACGCATCTTGTTTGCGTTGATGCTTGGTAGTAAAAGGAAATATGTTGATCCCACGAGAGCTGTGCAG ATCTTAAAAGAAGCACTAAAGTATAATGGCAGTGAAAGCAATCCTGGAAACCAACAG GATGTTAACGAGTTCACCCATAAATTGCTCGAATGGCTTGAAGATTCTTTTAAAGTGAGACATAGCAGTAACCCTGCAGGAAGTAG CGGCAACAACCCTAATCCAGTGGTTGAACTCTTTCTTGGTAATTCAAACGTTGAAGGTGTTTATGAAG gaaaaacATTTAGCAAAGAAGAGACCTTTGGGGCATTTCCCCTTCAGGTGCAAGGCTATGGTGATGTGCATGACAGTTTAGAAGGTGCCATGGCTCAAGTAGAGATCGAACCAGTTGGACCCGAAGGGGCGCATAAATCCGGACAAGAG tgCTGGTTTACTCGCCTTCCTGTTGTACTCAAATTCATGCTCTCGAGATTCTTGTTTAACCAGTCAACTGGCAGAGCAGAAAAAATACACGAGAGATTCTTGTTTGATCGCGTCATCTTCATGGATAG GTACATGGAGGGCAATAAAGAGATCACAAGAGCGTATAGAGAAGAGGTGAGCAAGTTGAAGGAAAGACGAGCCATGCTGAAAAACAGCCTGGAAAA gTATCTAAAGTACGGACAAGGCTCCAAGCGTTGTCCGATTCAAAACGTGCTCGAAAGCACCCTTTCGTTTGTACTCAGCACTCCTCCCTCGGGCGACGAACTCAACTCCGATGTTGATATGAAAACTCCCATATCTGGCTCGCCCACCCCTACCCCCATGAACACTACTTCTAGTATCCCCTCCCCCTGTCCCTTGTCGGAAGTTCGCTGGAGCCCCGCGCCGCGAAACGTGACAGAGAGTGAAGTAGCTGTGTTGGAAGAATGTTTACGAAGATGGAAACTTGAGATGGAACAAGATGTCAAAG aTCTTAATGCTCATCTTCGAGAGACCGAAGAAGTGATTTCAACCATCTATGATGACGCCGGTCTCAAAAAG TTACCGTACCGCCTGCATGCAGTCCTTGTCCACGAGGGACAAGCCTCGGGTGGTCATTACTGGGCATACATTCAGGACCCAAAGCAAGAGAAGTGGTGCAAATTCAATGACATAACAGTCAGCGAGGTCACGTGGGACGAGGTGGCCCAGGAGTCTTTGGGTGGGTATCGTCACGTGAGCGCCTACTGCCTCATGTACATAGATGCTCGACGGGAAGGCTGCATTGATTCCGGAAGTGGCTTACAAGAGCTTCCAGCGGACTTACAAGAGCTTGTTGATAAAGACAACACTGAGTTTGAAAATGAGCTGAAAGATTGGGATGAGAAGCAGTCGATTAAGGCAGCTGCCAAAG AAAACCAGTGCAAGGCCATAGTCCCCCGGCCTGATATTGTTGTCGACACTGAGTCGGCTTCTGAATCCGTTAACATGTCTGAAAATGATGAAGGAGCCGCGCTGAACTCCTTGGCTGAGGCTGCAAGAAGCCTGGGACTAGAAGAAGCCCTCAGTGAATGCTGCATTCAAGAAAGGACCCGTTTGGAGAGGCTCTCACGCGAGTACGCACCAGAGCACCCTGGAGATGTGCGCCTGGAACACTTTGCCATCTATCTGATGAAATGCAAAGCCCCTGAGAGTACAATCAGTTTGGCCATATTGGAACAGATTGTGGAAGATATAAGGACGCAGGAGGAAAC tcttctcatggtgaagcaGTGTGGACAGAATCAATTAAACCGTGAAAGGGAATCAGGAAATCTTGAATATCAG AGCTGGAAGGAAAAATATAGTGCATTTCAAAAGGTGAACTCCTGCTTTCTTACAGGACTTGAGCATCTACACTACAATAG gagcCGTAAAGCGTTGCCATACCTAGTTCACGCTTGCTACCTCAATTCTAAGCTGTTTAACCCTAACAACTCTGGCCAAGCCATGAGCGATGAGCTTCTAACTCACTGGCGACGCCAGTGCTTCGTTGGCCTCAACAATCTGGCCGTGCAAATGTTTGGAAGTAGCGACTGGACACTAGTCAACGAAGGCCTGGAACTAGTAAGCGAATTGATACTACCGTGTATACCAAAACTGTGCGCCTCGCTGTATAAGGCCGACAGCCTGGCCGTGGAAGAAGTGCGCAAGTGCTGGTGCAATTTCTTGTCTTCTGCTCTGGACG CTCAACATAACGCCAAACTTCAGGAATTCCTGCCCAAGCTCCTCGATACCACAGTTGACTCCACTCCTGATATTAAAGCCCCACCGGTCATGCGCCCTCCCAGCTCACGTGATCTCTGTGATCGGTATGTCCGAACCATGGAACTCGTTGGCTTAGAGGCAACAGTCTTTACCACGTAG